The Amycolatopsis mongoliensis genome includes a window with the following:
- a CDS encoding ATP-binding protein, whose protein sequence is MDQDTLTTVVGRVAGTEDSTPLQFHVAIDPEAYLQLDDVVVTRRELPGLGEVTSFGVVTQVSARHEGASFGSDVFLISDGVLPAQVQEIAEIATTRVEPECYVPPRPGAVVSRAVGEDRAQALYFDNMTRQVAVGLGRDGEPVYLNMDFLDGTRGAHVSISGVSGVATKTSFALFLLHSIFRGGALPNAHNAKALVFSVKGEDLLFLDTPNVHLDEKLKAEYAKLGLPAEPFASVGFYAPPTPSDTTGKPYVTGRTSGVGAFWWTIAEFCAKDLLPYVFADAEDERNQYTMVIHQVANRLRLDSTPAGKDGAANVDGVLCRTYAELVDVICDRVTDEETRASWAGAVTGAGTVNAFIRRLRSSQRALSGLIRGDLTDHAARQLSTENQQVTVVDIHNLVERAQRFVVGVTLAAETARKEAAGPGGLLFTMLDELNKYAPREGSSPIKEVLLDIAERGRSLGVILIGAQQTASEVERRIVSNSSVRIVGRLDAAEASRPEYGFLPASQRVRATLATPGTMFVSQPEIPVPIAVGFPFPAWATRLSEAGKVPTTTAASKKSDPFAGLPTGSSDPFGDDPPPF, encoded by the coding sequence GTGGACCAGGACACACTCACGACCGTGGTCGGCCGGGTGGCCGGGACCGAGGACTCGACGCCGCTGCAGTTCCACGTGGCCATCGATCCCGAGGCCTACCTGCAGCTCGACGACGTCGTCGTCACCCGGCGGGAACTCCCCGGCCTGGGCGAAGTCACGTCCTTCGGCGTCGTGACGCAGGTGAGCGCGAGGCACGAGGGCGCCAGCTTCGGCAGCGACGTCTTCCTGATCTCCGACGGGGTCCTGCCCGCGCAGGTGCAGGAGATCGCCGAGATCGCCACCACCCGCGTCGAGCCCGAGTGCTACGTGCCGCCGCGGCCGGGGGCCGTCGTCTCCCGCGCGGTGGGGGAGGATCGCGCGCAGGCGCTGTACTTCGACAACATGACCCGCCAGGTGGCGGTCGGCCTGGGGCGGGACGGCGAACCCGTCTACCTCAACATGGACTTCCTCGACGGCACGCGCGGCGCGCACGTCAGCATCAGCGGCGTCTCCGGCGTCGCGACCAAGACGTCGTTCGCGTTGTTCCTGCTGCACTCGATCTTCCGCGGCGGCGCCCTGCCCAACGCCCACAACGCCAAGGCCCTGGTGTTCTCGGTGAAGGGCGAGGACCTGCTGTTCCTCGACACCCCGAACGTCCACCTCGACGAGAAGCTCAAGGCCGAGTACGCCAAGCTCGGCCTGCCCGCGGAGCCCTTCGCCTCCGTCGGCTTCTACGCGCCGCCGACGCCGTCGGACACCACGGGGAAGCCTTACGTCACCGGGCGGACCTCGGGCGTCGGCGCCTTCTGGTGGACCATCGCGGAGTTCTGCGCGAAGGACCTGCTGCCCTACGTCTTCGCCGACGCCGAGGACGAGCGCAACCAGTACACGATGGTCATCCACCAGGTCGCGAACCGGTTGCGGCTGGACAGCACCCCGGCCGGGAAGGACGGCGCCGCGAACGTCGACGGCGTCCTGTGCCGCACCTACGCCGAGCTCGTCGACGTCATCTGCGACCGCGTCACCGACGAGGAAACCCGCGCGAGCTGGGCGGGTGCGGTGACCGGCGCCGGCACGGTCAACGCCTTCATCCGCCGCCTGCGCTCCAGCCAGCGCGCGCTCAGCGGCCTCATCCGCGGCGACCTCACCGATCACGCCGCACGCCAGTTGTCGACGGAGAACCAGCAGGTGACCGTCGTGGACATCCACAACCTCGTCGAGCGCGCGCAGCGGTTCGTCGTCGGTGTCACGCTCGCCGCGGAGACCGCGCGCAAGGAGGCGGCCGGTCCCGGCGGCCTCCTGTTCACCATGCTGGACGAGCTGAACAAGTACGCGCCGCGCGAAGGCAGCAGCCCGATCAAGGAAGTCCTGCTGGACATCGCCGAGCGTGGCCGCTCCCTCGGCGTCATCCTCATCGGCGCGCAGCAGACCGCCAGCGAGGTCGAGCGCCGGATCGTCAGCAACAGCTCGGTGCGGATCGTCGGGCGCCTCGACGCCGCGGAGGCCTCGCGCCCCGAGTACGGCTTCCTCCCGGCCAGCCAGCGGGTCCGCGCGACGCTCGCCACGCCCGGCACGATGTTCGTGAGCCAGCCGGAGATCCCGGTGCCGATCGCCGTCGGCTTCCCGTTCCCGGCCTGGGCCACGCGGCTTTCCGAGGCCGGGAAGGTGCCGACGACCACGGCGGCGTCCAAGAAGTCCGATCCCTTCGCCGGCCTGCCGACGGGAAGCAGCGACCCGTTCGGCGACGACCCGCCGCCGTTCTGA
- a CDS encoding HU family DNA-binding protein — protein MTNKAQLIEALSERLGDKKVASQAVDGLVDIIIRTVNKGEKVNITGFGVFEKRARAARTARNPRTGEAVRVKKTNVPAFRAGTTFKDVISGSKKLPKATPVKRATAAGTTTRAAVAKASAPAKTTSTRATSTRAAAAKPATARATATRTRATAAKPAAKATATKAAPKTAAKAPAKATAAKPTTTRAKAAAKPAATKTAAAAKKTTAAKAPAKRTSAAKKK, from the coding sequence ATGACGAACAAGGCCCAGCTGATCGAGGCGCTGTCGGAGCGTCTGGGCGACAAGAAGGTGGCTTCGCAGGCCGTTGACGGTCTGGTGGACATCATCATCCGGACGGTCAACAAGGGCGAAAAGGTCAACATCACCGGCTTCGGGGTGTTCGAGAAGCGTGCCCGTGCGGCCCGTACCGCTCGGAACCCGCGTACCGGTGAGGCTGTCCGCGTCAAGAAGACGAATGTGCCCGCGTTCCGCGCCGGGACCACCTTCAAGGACGTCATCTCCGGCTCCAAGAAGCTGCCCAAGGCCACCCCGGTCAAGCGCGCCACCGCGGCCGGCACGACCACTCGTGCGGCTGTGGCCAAGGCGTCCGCCCCGGCCAAGACCACCAGCACGCGGGCCACTTCGACCCGTGCGGCCGCGGCCAAGCCGGCCACCGCCCGCGCCACGGCCACCCGGACCCGCGCCACCGCGGCGAAGCCGGCTGCCAAGGCCACCGCCACCAAGGCGGCCCCGAAGACCGCGGCCAAGGCTCCCGCCAAGGCGACCGCGGCCAAGCCCACCACCACGCGGGCGAAGGCCGCTGCCAAGCCGGCCGCGACCAAGACCGCCGCCGCGGCGAAGAAGACCACCGCCGCCAAGGCCCCGGCCAAGCGCACGTCGGCTGCCAAGAAGAAGTAA
- a CDS encoding histone-like nucleoid-structuring protein Lsr2 — protein MAQKVLVEILDDIDGSTAAQTVQFGLDGVTYEIDLSDDNASALRDELARYIAAGRRIGGRKVRVATGQSTTTSTTDRERNQQIRAWANANGYEVSERGRLSSEVIAAYEQAQVAETEAPAAPRKRAPRKKVAAAKK, from the coding sequence GTGGCCCAGAAAGTCCTCGTCGAGATCCTGGACGACATCGATGGCAGCACCGCTGCCCAGACCGTTCAGTTCGGCCTCGACGGTGTCACCTACGAGATCGACCTTTCGGACGACAACGCCTCCGCCCTGCGCGACGAGCTCGCCCGCTACATCGCGGCCGGCCGGCGCATCGGCGGCCGCAAGGTGCGCGTCGCGACGGGCCAGTCGACCACGACGAGCACGACCGACCGCGAGCGCAACCAGCAGATCCGCGCCTGGGCGAACGCGAACGGCTACGAGGTCTCCGAGCGCGGCCGCCTGTCCTCCGAGGTGATCGCGGCCTACGAGCAGGCCCAGGTGGCCGAGACCGAAGCCCCGGCGGCCCCGCGCAAGCGCGCCCCGCGCAAGAAGGTCGCCGCTGCCAAGAAGTGA
- a CDS encoding HU family DNA-binding protein yields MTNKAQLIEALSERLGDKKVASQAVDGLVDIIIRTVNKGEKVNITGFGVFEKRARAARTARNPRTGEAVRVKKTNVPAFRAGTTFKDVISGSKKLPKATPVKRATAATATRATATKAAAAAPAKATTTRTTRAAAAKPAATRATTTRTRAAAAKPAAKATATKAAPKPAAKATAAKATTAKATTTRAKAAAKPAATKTAAAAKKTTAAKAPAKRTSAAKKK; encoded by the coding sequence ATGACGAACAAGGCCCAGCTGATCGAGGCGCTGTCGGAGCGTCTGGGCGACAAGAAGGTGGCTTCGCAGGCCGTTGACGGTCTGGTGGACATCATCATCCGGACGGTCAACAAGGGCGAAAAGGTCAACATCACCGGCTTCGGGGTGTTTGAGAAGCGTGCCCGTGCGGCCCGTACCGCTCGGAACCCGCGTACCGGTGAGGCTGTCCGCGTCAAGAAGACGAATGTGCCCGCGTTCCGCGCCGGGACCACCTTCAAGGACGTCATCTCCGGCTCCAAGAAGCTGCCCAAGGCCACCCCGGTCAAGCGCGCCACCGCCGCGACGGCGACCCGCGCGACCGCCACCAAGGCCGCCGCCGCTGCTCCGGCGAAGGCGACGACGACCCGCACCACGCGGGCCGCCGCGGCGAAGCCGGCCGCGACGCGGGCGACGACCACGCGGACCCGCGCTGCCGCGGCGAAGCCGGCCGCGAAGGCCACCGCCACCAAGGCGGCCCCGAAGCCGGCGGCGAAGGCGACCGCGGCCAAGGCCACCACGGCGAAGGCGACCACCACGCGGGCGAAGGCCGCTGCCAAGCCGGCCGCGACCAAGACCGCCGCCGCGGCGAAGAAGACCACCGCCGCCAAGGCCCCGGCCAAGCGCACGTCGGCTGCCAAGAAGAAGTAA
- a CDS encoding histone-like nucleoid-structuring protein Lsr2: MAQKVLVEMLDDIDGTPAAHTVPFSLDGVMYEIDLSDDNAAALRDELARYIAAGRRTGGRKVRVATGQSTTTSTTDRERNQQIRAWANANGYEVSERGRLSSEVIAAYESAQAAEAAAPAAPRKRTPRKKVAAAKR; encoded by the coding sequence ATGGCCCAGAAGGTCCTCGTCGAGATGCTCGACGACATCGACGGCACCCCCGCCGCCCACACCGTCCCGTTCTCCCTCGACGGCGTCATGTACGAGATCGACCTCTCCGATGACAACGCCGCCGCCCTGCGCGACGAACTCGCCCGCTACATCGCCGCCGGCCGCCGCACCGGGGGGCGCAAGGTCCGCGTCGCGACCGGCCAGTCGACCACGACCAGCACGACCGACCGCGAACGCAACCAGCAGATCCGCGCCTGGGCGAACGCGAACGGCTACGAGGTCTCCGAGCGCGGCCGCCTGTCCTCCGAGGTGATCGCCGCTTACGAATCGGCTCAGGCGGCCGAGGCCGCGGCGCCGGCGGCTCCGCGCAAGCGCACCCCGCGCAAGAAGGTCGCCGCTGCCAAGAGGTAA
- a CDS encoding HAD family hydrolase, producing the protein MCLDIDDTLIDCTAAIRRSLHILTGRGDLWPLWDLITEEHVALVVAGELDYATMHQRRTECFLAEIGILADDEQVSSFEHRRRELLDHSWQLFDDVLDCLEWLRAAGLMLAAVTNASGVHQRKKIADLGLAPFFDHVAIAGELGVAKPDPVMFHTVCLGLGCAPAQAVHVGDKLDTDAIGARDAGLGAVWLDRDAIGERAPEGVHRVGALAELPELLVSEYATIGVPAQRGSGTPAFTVRNGVL; encoded by the coding sequence GTGTGCCTGGACATCGATGACACCCTGATCGACTGCACGGCCGCGATCCGCCGCAGCCTCCACATCCTGACCGGCCGGGGCGACCTGTGGCCGTTGTGGGACCTGATCACCGAAGAGCACGTCGCCCTCGTCGTCGCCGGCGAGCTGGACTACGCGACGATGCACCAGCGGCGCACCGAATGCTTCCTCGCGGAGATCGGCATCCTCGCCGACGACGAGCAGGTGAGCTCGTTCGAACATCGCCGAAGAGAGCTGCTCGACCATTCGTGGCAGCTGTTCGACGACGTCCTCGACTGCCTGGAGTGGTTGCGCGCCGCCGGCCTCATGCTGGCCGCCGTGACGAACGCCTCGGGCGTCCACCAGCGCAAGAAGATCGCCGACCTGGGGCTGGCACCGTTCTTCGACCACGTCGCCATCGCCGGCGAGCTGGGGGTGGCGAAACCCGATCCGGTGATGTTCCACACGGTCTGTCTCGGCCTGGGCTGCGCACCTGCCCAGGCCGTCCACGTCGGGGACAAACTCGACACGGACGCGATCGGCGCCCGCGACGCGGGCCTGGGTGCGGTCTGGCTCGACCGGGACGCCATCGGCGAGCGCGCGCCGGAGGGGGTCCACCGGGTGGGGGCCCTGGCCGAGCTGCCTGAGCTGCTGGTTTCGGAGTACGCGACGATCGGCGTCCCCGCTCAGCGCGGAAGTGGCACCCCCGCGTTCACCGTCCGGAACGGCGTGCTCTAG